TCGAAACACTATGTGCAAATGGTAGGAGCAGAACTGGGTTTCCCCATACAACACTTTTCTGTTCCCATTGAATATGCGATCTCCCTAGGGGAAGAGGCACCCCGTGGGGTTGCTTCGTTCTTTTCTTCGGCGCTTGTGAACTTGGCTTCTATGTTAGGCAACAACGTAGAGTTAACCGCATTCTACATTCCGCAAGAGGATCTTCTGAAGCAGGTGGACGTTGTCGAACACACCTACCGACAGATTCGCTCTGTGAAGGGTGCGAACATTAAGGTCGCATGAAGGCATCGGGAGATCGTGCCCTTCCGCGAGTGGTGCAGCTCAAACATTTCTAGTGGTGGGAGAATGCAACTGTGCCAAAACTTAGCATAATAATTCCGGTCTTCAATGCAGAGCATTTTATTCGTGAGACCCTTGCCAGCATCACCGCCCAGGAACTGTGCGATGTAGAAGTTATATGTGTCGATGATCGGTCGACTGATGGCAGTCGAGCCCTCATTCGGAATATACCTCGAGTCTCTCTGTTGGAACGTGAGTCAAACAGCGGAGGCTGTTCGATTCCGAGAAACGATGGAATCGAGATTGCTCAGGGGAATATATTGTAATATTCGATGCCGACGATTTAATGGAACCTGGTAAGCTTGCAGCACAGGTGAGTCTTTTAGACTCCCATCCTGAAGTCGATTTCGTGTTCACCGATTTTGTGAATTTCGGCGAGTTTGGTATCGGGTCTCGACACACATTGACCTGTCAGCAATTTCGCTCATTATTAACTAATGAAGTGGCAGAACACGTCTACATTATTGACTCACAAGCTGCGTACAAGACGCTGATAAACGAAAATTTTGTGGGAGCTTCTTCGATGATGTTTCGGAAGAAGCTCACTGCTTCCATCGGTAGTTTTGATCCAAAACTGCAGAGTAGTGAAGATATTGATTTTGTCTTTAGGGCAGCAGCCGTTGGAAGCTTAGGGTATGTGGATATGATAGGGCACCGGAGACGGTTGCATGCCACAAATATGACTCAGAATATGAAGAAGGTTCAAAGATGTTACTTGTCGGTACTCCAACGACAGCTTGTGACATCACATGACAGCGCGACTCGCCTATGTCTGAAACAACGGATATCAGAGGTTTATTGGGGGCTCGGATACGCACTGTGTGAAGAAGGTCAGTTGTGGGAATCAGCAGCTATGCAGATCCAGTCCGTAAAGGCGAACTGGACGAACATGAGGCCTTATATGGGGTTAGTAAAAGGAGTGCTCTCGTATGTTTCAGGAAGGCATAAGCCGCAGGCTATTCAAAACTAGCAGGTACTACGTTCTGATCTGCGCGCACTCTGGCGATGCTTCGCTCCTTGACTAGCCTGTTCCAATCTCTGTTCCTCTTTGTCAGTCATCAGTCTTTCAGATTCTAACTTCTCGAATATCGAATGCATTACGCGTGGTCATGAGAGTGGATGGTGAGCGTTCGTGCGTCTGGACATGTCAGAGCTTAAGAAAGCAAGGTTAATAAACGTATGTGCGGAATAGCTGGTATTGTTACTTCCTCAAAACATGCCGTCGGCCATGTAGAGGCGTTGAAGCGTATGACAGACAGACTCACACATAGAGGGCCAGATGGGGAAGGACGAAAGCTGTTCAATAGATGCTTGTTAGGCCATCGACGCCTGGCAATTGTCGATGTCGAAACAGGCCGACAACCCATGACGACTCATGATGATCGAGTGGCTGTAACGTTCAATGGAGAAATCTATGGGTACCAAGAGATCAGGACAGAGTTGTCTGAGTACCCATTTCGAACCAAGTCAGATACCGAAGTTGTCCTTGCCCTGTATCGACAGCACGGTCCAGGATTTGTGACGTCTCTCCCCGGCATGTTTGCGTTCGCGATCTGGGATGATCAAGAGCAGGAGCTATTCTGCGCCCGTGACCGGTTTGGCGAAAAGCCCTTGTATTACGCGATTGGGAGGAATGGGGAGTTCATCTTCTCATCCGAGATCAAAGGAATATTAGCTTCGGGCTTGGTCGAGCCCGTGTTGGATCGAAACGCCGTAGAGCGATATCTACAGAGACAATGTGTGGCCGCAGATCAGTCCATATACTCGAATATCAACGCGGTGCCTCCCGCGCATTATGTTCGTTACCAAAATGGCGTAGTCGAGGTGAGAAGGTATTGGGTACTACCTAAGATTGAAGGAGATATCGATGCAGGAGAGGCTGTGGAACAGTTTCGGATCCTGCTATTAAAGTCCGTGCAGCGTCAATTGGTGGCTGATGTTCCAGTCGGTGTCTTTCTCAGCGGTGGCTTGGATTCCAGTACGATTTGTTTGTTGGCGAGTCAACTCAACAGCAGCTTGAAATCCTTTTCATTCGATTTCGAGGGAGATCACAGCGAAGTCGTTCATGCCCGTGCAGTTGCCAAAGCCTATGGCCTGCAACATGCAGAACTCACCGCCCAATGTGCAAACATCGGAGAGCAATTGTGGCGTATGCAAGAAGTCTACGATGAGCCGTTTGCTGATTCTTCCAATATTCCAACCTATATGCTCTGTGGAGAAGCGCGACAGCATATGAAGGTGGTTCTGACTGGGGACGGGGGCGATGAGTTGTTTGGTGGGTACCAATGGTATAAACCGTTACTTTGGATGGAAAAGGAAGGGAGAGTCGGGCTACTGCGATGGATAGCCGCACGCATGATCAGTCGGCTCTGCGGTTTAGCTCATTTGCCAGGTGCGGTCGCGCGTGAGCTGCGTATCACGGGCTTGGGGTATGGAAGGCGGTACTCTTCGATATTGGGAGCGCATAGCGGGCAGATGTCCATGTTCGATCCGCGTGACTTGGAACTGTTGGGGATTGGGGGAGGACGCTCCATTCATGCTTCGCATACAACCGATGCGTCGGCGTCAATGGATGATGTGCTCCGTTTCGACGCTAAGGACTACATGCCCGCTGATATCTTAACAAAGATCGATCGAGCATCGATGGCGCATGGCCTTGAACTGCGCGCCCCGTTTCTTGATGTCGAATTTGCTTCATTCTGTCTGTCTCTTCCGTATCGGCTCAAGATCTCCACGAGTGAGGACAAGATCATCCTGCGTCAGGCCTATTCGGCACAATGGCCGGAGTCCATTCGGGCACGCAGCAAACAAGGGTTTGGTGCTCCACTCGCCAGATGGTTCCGCCACCCTTCGATCAATGAATTGGAACAGTCTATTCTGCGAGATCCGGCCGCGCCCATTTTTAAGATCCTCTCCTACCACGGAACGCAACAGATGTTGCTACGTAGCAACCTGATGCAGCGCTGGACGCTTTTGGTCTTAGCCGTCTGGTTGGCACAGAAATCGAGCGTTCACAATATTGCCTCTGTGTGACGGCACCCGCTATCTGTACATCGCGCTCTGAAACGGTTCACATCATAACTACCTGCCGCTTCGACTGAATAGCATGACTGCCATACCGACGAAAATCATGTACCTAGTAGACCATTACGCAGGGCCACAAGCAGGGACCGAGGGACAACTTCTTAAGCTCGTCCAGCATCTTGATCGCTCTCGGTTCCAACCGGCGATAACTTTGTTTCGTGGCAGCGACTGGATTGAGCACAACTCCTTCGGTTGTCCTATGCAGGTTCTTCATCTTACAAAGCTCGCCAGCCCTACAGCGATCATTAAAGTTTCGCGGTTTGCACAGACGCTTCGACGGGAAGGGTATCGGCTCGTCCATTGCTTCTTAAACGATGTATCATTGATCAGTCCCCCACTCCTACGAGCGTTCGGAATCCGAGTCATGGTCTCCCGTCGAGATATGGGATTCTGGTACACACCAGGTAACCTGGCAGTGCTGAGGCTTGTCTCACCGTTCGTTGACTCTTATGTGGCAAACTGCCAGGCAGTTGCTGGTGTGGTGGAGCAAAAGGAATGGGTGCCATCAAGGAAAATATCAGTGGTCTACAATGGTCTGTTTCCTCGAGCGGACCACCATCGCGAGTTATCACAAGAAGCCGTACCTTCTCGCGTTTTCGACAAGGGAACTGTCGTGGGGATTGTGGCCAATCTGAAGCCGATCAAGCGCATTGACGTATTGATCCAGGCCATCGCTGTCGTGCGTAAGCAGTGCCCCGGCATACGTTTGGTCGTCATTGGGAAAGATGGGCCCTCGAATCAGGGCCGAAGTATGCGGGAAGAGTTAGAAGAGTTAGCTGGTCGATTGGGGCTTTGTGATCAGGTTGTCTTCATGGGAGCCGTCGACGATCCGGTACCGTACATCAAGCAGTTTGCCGTGGCAGTCCTGTGCTCAGAGTCGGAAGGGCTCTCTAATTCTATGCTGGAATATATGCAGGCAAGGCGTCCGATCATTTGCAGCGATACGGGGGGCAACCCTGAATTGGTGCAGGATGGAAAGAACGGGTTCTTGGTACCTGTCGGTGATGTCGTTGCACTAGCAGAGCGGCTGATCAGGTTGCTCACTGACAGCGCCTTGGCCAGGAGATTTGGCGAGGCTGCAGGAGAGACCGTTCGCTCGATGTGTGCTCCTCATCGAATGCTTGAAGAGCAGATGGCGTGCTATGACGCTGTGCTATCGGGTTCTCGATTCAGCTGGTCACCCAACGAGGCATCAAGGACTATGCAGTGATGTTGACATGGCTTTCAAAGCACGTGTTCTTCCCGTTGTGGGAGGTCAAGGATGGAGCTCATCGCGCTGAGTATCTGCATGAACTCTCGGCAAGCCAGTGGTCGGATCCGGAGACCTTGCGTCAGAACCAATGGGTGCGTGTGCGCGAGATGGTTCGTTATGCCTCCAATCATTGTCCCTATTATCAGGAGCGCCTTTCCGGGGGAGGGTTTGATGGTGCGCTTCGAGACCGGGAAGACTTTCGACGCATACCCATTTTAACAAAGAAAGACATTCGAGCGAATGGTAACAACCTCCTCTCACGCGAGTTCGAGAAGAAAGATCTTGAGAAGTCAAAAACAGGTGGATCAACTGGTGTAGCACTCGAGCTGTATTTCGACAAGCAGTGCCAAGAGAAGCGCAATGCGGCGGCCATGCGTAGCGATCGATGGGCGGGATGGGATATCGGCATGCCGGTTGCGGCCATATGGGGGAATCCCCCCATCGCGGATACGCTGAAGAAAAAGCTTCGCAACCTCCTCCTCGATCGCACGATTTATCTCGATACTATGGAAATTACTGAAGACACGGTCCGGCGCTTTGTCGAGGAATGGAGGAAGGCGAAGCCCAGAGTCATTTTCGGGCATTCCCATTCCATCTATATTTTAGCGATGTATCTCCAACGTCTGTGCATCGAGGGCATTCATCCGAATGGAATCATCTCGACTTCCATGATGTTGCTGGAGCCGGAGAGACGGTTGATCGAGGAGGTATTCGGTTGTCGAGTGACCAACCGATATGGGTGTGAGGAGGTAGGACTGATAGCCTGTGAGTGCGAGGAACATAAGGGCCTCCACTTGAATATGGACCATGTGCTCGTGGAGTTTCTGAAGGATGATGGGACAGAGGCCGCTCCCGGTGAAGAGGGGAATATCATCGTCACTGACCTCGTCAATCGTGGAATGCCTCTTATCCGCTATCAAATCGGCGATGTGGGCGTTCCAAGTAGCCGGTCTTGCGCTTGCGGCCGTGGCCTTCAGCTCATGGACCAGGTGACGGGTCGGCAAGCAGACTTTCTAAAACGGCCGGATGGATCACTCGTGGCCGGCGTCTCACTGGTCGAGCGCACACTCACCGCGATACCAGGCATCGAGCAGATGCAGCTGGTCCAAGATAAATTGAACCACGTTTCTGCAAAGGTGGTTCGAGACCAGACATATTCTGATATCTCCGAAGGTAGACTGCGCGATGAACTGAAGACGGTATTTGGCGACGAGGTGAGCGTCGATGTGCACTACGTTCCCGCCTTGGGTCAAACTAGAGCAGGGAAGTATCGCTTTGCGATCTGCAACGTGTAACCGTTTGGTGAGAACCTGTTTCGCTGTCACCGATAGTGGTAAAAGGGCATACGCTCGATACCTGTCGTAGAGCTGTCTGCCTAAGAGGCCTGAGTGTAGCCTGGAATGTGCGGGGAACTGACAATGGCAGACAAGCCGCTTGTGAGTGTGGTCATAGCGACGTACAACTTAGTAGCCTATGTGCCTCTGGCCATACAGTCAGTGCTGGACCAAGTCTACTCGAACATTGAGGTGATTGTTATTGATGATGGATCAACTGATGACACTCGGGATGCTGTAAAACCCTACTTAAATGATGCTCGCGTACGGTATCTATTTCAGGACAATCGGGGACAGGCGGCTGCGAAAAATTATGGGGTTCGTGAGGCACATGGGGACTACGTGGCATTTCTTGATGGCGATGATATGTGGGCGCCGGAAAAACTCGAAATGCAGATGCCTCTTTTTTCAAGGTCTGAAGCGATCGGTGTCGTGTATTCCCGAATGCGCTATATCGACGAACGCGGAAAGGAACTGGGGATCCCGGATAATGAGCTGTTTCGCGGGCGAGTGAGCGGCCTGCTCCTCATTCGTAACTTCATCGGATTTGGGACCTGTGTTGTCAAAAAAGAATGTTTTGACCGTTTAGGAGGCTTCAAAGAACACGTGAAAATGGGTATCGACTATGACCTCTGGCTCAGATTGTCCACTCAGTATGAATTTGACTATGTTGACCAACCACTCCTGGATTACCGTGTGTGGGGGGGGCAGATGTCAAAGAATTTCAGGAGCCGCTATCTAAATGGAATCGAGATCATGAAAGCTTTTCTTCATGAATTTCCTGGAGCGGTCGATAAGACCACGGAACAGGAAGCATGGGCCCATACGTACGTCGGGTTCGGCCAA
The sequence above is drawn from the Nitrospira sp. genome and encodes:
- a CDS encoding glycosyltransferase translates to MTAIPTKIMYLVDHYAGPQAGTEGQLLKLVQHLDRSRFQPAITLFRGSDWIEHNSFGCPMQVLHLTKLASPTAIIKVSRFAQTLRREGYRLVHCFLNDVSLISPPLLRAFGIRVMVSRRDMGFWYTPGNLAVLRLVSPFVDSYVANCQAVAGVVEQKEWVPSRKISVVYNGLFPRADHHRELSQEAVPSRVFDKGTVVGIVANLKPIKRIDVLIQAIAVVRKQCPGIRLVVIGKDGPSNQGRSMREELEELAGRLGLCDQVVFMGAVDDPVPYIKQFAVAVLCSESEGLSNSMLEYMQARRPIICSDTGGNPELVQDGKNGFLVPVGDVVALAERLIRLLTDSALARRFGEAAGETVRSMCAPHRMLEEQMACYDAVLSGSRFSWSPNEASRTMQ
- a CDS encoding glycosyltransferase yields the protein MADKPLVSVVIATYNLVAYVPLAIQSVLDQVYSNIEVIVIDDGSTDDTRDAVKPYLNDARVRYLFQDNRGQAAAKNYGVREAHGDYVAFLDGDDMWAPEKLEMQMPLFSRSEAIGVVYSRMRYIDERGKELGIPDNELFRGRVSGLLLIRNFIGFGTCVVKKECFDRLGGFKEHVKMGIDYDLWLRLSTQYEFDYVDQPLLDYRVWGGQMSKNFRSRYLNGIEIMKAFLHEFPGAVDKTTEQEAWAHTYVGFGQCVQEIDRRRGQALHLFWRALCHKPGYLPAWKAIVRAILP
- a CDS encoding glycosyltransferase, whose product is MPKLSIIIPVFNAEHFIRETLASITAQELCDVEVICVDDRSTDGSRALIRNIPRVSLLERESNSGGCSIPRNDGIEIAQGNIL
- a CDS encoding phenylacetate--CoA ligase family protein, which encodes MLTWLSKHVFFPLWEVKDGAHRAEYLHELSASQWSDPETLRQNQWVRVREMVRYASNHCPYYQERLSGGGFDGALRDREDFRRIPILTKKDIRANGNNLLSREFEKKDLEKSKTGGSTGVALELYFDKQCQEKRNAAAMRSDRWAGWDIGMPVAAIWGNPPIADTLKKKLRNLLLDRTIYLDTMEITEDTVRRFVEEWRKAKPRVIFGHSHSIYILAMYLQRLCIEGIHPNGIISTSMMLLEPERRLIEEVFGCRVTNRYGCEEVGLIACECEEHKGLHLNMDHVLVEFLKDDGTEAAPGEEGNIIVTDLVNRGMPLIRYQIGDVGVPSSRSCACGRGLQLMDQVTGRQADFLKRPDGSLVAGVSLVERTLTAIPGIEQMQLVQDKLNHVSAKVVRDQTYSDISEGRLRDELKTVFGDEVSVDVHYVPALGQTRAGKYRFAICNV
- the asnB gene encoding asparagine synthase (glutamine-hydrolyzing) — translated: MCGIAGIVTSSKHAVGHVEALKRMTDRLTHRGPDGEGRKLFNRCLLGHRRLAIVDVETGRQPMTTHDDRVAVTFNGEIYGYQEIRTELSEYPFRTKSDTEVVLALYRQHGPGFVTSLPGMFAFAIWDDQEQELFCARDRFGEKPLYYAIGRNGEFIFSSEIKGILASGLVEPVLDRNAVERYLQRQCVAADQSIYSNINAVPPAHYVRYQNGVVEVRRYWVLPKIEGDIDAGEAVEQFRILLLKSVQRQLVADVPVGVFLSGGLDSSTICLLASQLNSSLKSFSFDFEGDHSEVVHARAVAKAYGLQHAELTAQCANIGEQLWRMQEVYDEPFADSSNIPTYMLCGEARQHMKVVLTGDGGDELFGGYQWYKPLLWMEKEGRVGLLRWIAARMISRLCGLAHLPGAVARELRITGLGYGRRYSSILGAHSGQMSMFDPRDLELLGIGGGRSIHASHTTDASASMDDVLRFDAKDYMPADILTKIDRASMAHGLELRAPFLDVEFASFCLSLPYRLKISTSEDKIILRQAYSAQWPESIRARSKQGFGAPLARWFRHPSINELEQSILRDPAAPIFKILSYHGTQQMLLRSNLMQRWTLLVLAVWLAQKSSVHNIASV